The Sebastes umbrosus isolate fSebUmb1 chromosome 10, fSebUmb1.pri, whole genome shotgun sequence nucleotide sequence TCTCCCCCTTCAGGTTGCTCAGCTCAGTATCCAGGTGCCCAATAGTGTCCTGTTAGAGTGGACATTAAAGAAAGGAGATTATCAGCAGCATGTACTGTTTATAGACTGTTTTTAATCCACTATGATAGAGGCTTTTCTGTGGTATAACTGTTCCCTTTTCCCACTTAAAAGAATACGATAACCTTTGGAGCTTAGCTGTACCTTCTCTAAGAAGCCAGTGAAAGCAGATGGCCTTCCTCTATCCGATATAGCAGGTCAGAGGTTAATCTAATAGACACGCAGCAGGGTCAGTTCACTAAGAGCTGTTTCAGTCAGTCTCACAGTCACAGAGgcttgtcacacacacacacgaaaggTCATGTCCTGACTTCAGACCTTGAACCTGAAATAGACGATCTTGACACTAAATTGTCAAACTTACTTTAAagctactatgaggaacttgAATTTTGTGCTGATTTTggtggtccctgtggacaaaagcggtagtgtttccgagcaccagagtccgtttagaaaacctctcattttactgcagcaaggtctgacagtctgccccgcttagtcctggttctggttctctctGTGCCACCCTTCCCTCCAGctggcccagcaatacggcctgggtctccagcagcgtggtgtcggtgttgcctcccagcggggaccggcggagcagcgaggcaaagctctgctcctggtgATACGGATTTTTGGCCCTGTTAACGCCCACCGACTTCACTAATTCTCAGCAGTTCCCGGGAGTTTTCTGTGCTGCCTGCAAATTCCTGTGAACAGCCTTTAACCTGAAACTTCCGTGGCAATTAACAGTGCTGCTTACTTTCGAAAATCCCACTTTTCATGCAGagataataacactacttaaggagcaacggaagtcagatggcggtaccacggttttgcactctgcagctcacattagtgcagtttcacaagcgtgtcagagaactactgtagctctactgtagaaacatggtggagcaacacgGCAGACTCCATttagaggacccgctccctatatgaagggctcattctatgctaacaaaaacacaacaattcttagtttcaggtgattttacactaatgaaaacatagttataaatattatgttccatttctgctaatagatcccccgaaatgttacacactgttcctgtaaGGAGACTACGGTACGGTGCTGCTGATGATTACTTGCCTGCATGGCTGTGACTTCAACGTTGTGTGCCTCCTCTATCTCTGTGATCTGCCTCTCCAGAGACTCGTTGGCGCCCCTCAGACTCTCTATCTCGATGGTCTTAGACTGCAGCTGCCTCCTGAACTCGCTGATCTCCTCCCTGCTGGCCCTCATGGCCTCGTTGCTCCTGGTGGCCTGCTCGTTGAGGCTGGCGAACTTGCTCTTGTACCACTCCTCGGCCGACTGCAGGTTCTTGGAGGCGATGGACTCGTACTGGTTGCGGATCTCCTTCAGAGCCGAGGTGAGGTCCGGCTTGGCGAGCTCGAGCTCGAGCTCCACGGAgacctgctgctcctccatcatGCTGCTCAGCTCGTGGATCTCTTCGTCGTGCACTTTCCTCAGGAAGGAGATTTCGTCCATCAGCGACTCCACGCGGCGCTCCAGGTCCATGCGAACGGCTGTGGCGTCATCCACGTCCTTCCTGTAGCACCTCAGGGTCTGCTCTGCTTCCTCCCGTGCCCTTGCCTCCTCGTCATACTTCACACTGAGCTTCTGAAATGAGACATGAGAGGATGGGAGATGAGAGGGGCCACTAAGGAAAGGTATACAATCATTAGATAAAGATGCAAGATATGAAAGATCAGAGGAGTGTTGAGATGATCAGATCTCGAGACGTTGGGAAAGATGATGGTGAAGATCAAATGACAGATTTCTGAGGGGTAACtggctttaaataaaaaacagaatagaAGAAGAAATCTCCTTATTCTTTGATACCCAATGGTTTTACCTGCAGTTCGTCCTCTATGTTGTTCCTCTCGATCAGGATGCGGTTCTTGTCCCGGCTCAGCTCCTCCATCTGTGACCGCAGGTCCCTCAGCTCCTGCTGGTAGAGGTGAGCGATGCGGGACGGCTCGCCATGTTTCTGCCGCAGCGTCACCAGCTCTGTCTCCAACACCTTGTTCTGCTGCTCCAGGTGCCGGACTTTATCGATGAACATGGCGAAGCGGTCATTCAGACCCTACGCAACAGGACAAATCACACAAAATCCTCAAAATGCAACGGTTCGGTTTGTACAGTTATTGaacggttgttttttttacggtTCGGTTTGGCATCCCGGGTGGCTAGTGGGTTTAGTCTTTTGCTGCctactgctgctggaaacaagaTTGATGATAGCTGAGGGGAACTCCTGAGTCAGGTGATAATAATTTGCTTCATGGCTTCAATAATTTGATGCATTGTCTAGAAAAATATTCATTAGTGCATCTTTATATACATTCTCATTCACGGCCATCAGCGGTCGATACCACGCACAAGGCACCTTTTAGCGGCGGCAGATGCACCAGGCTTACCATTATTTACAATTTAAACCCATCTGCGACAACAGTAAACgcacagagaaagtgctgtggtgacgtagttcaAAGAACGAAAAAGACACATTGTGTGGGTTTGGagcggaggtggatgggtccaacaaacacagggctttcatccaggagaccgctgtttgtgtcccgtgcgctacgtttcactttcactttacaatcagctgatcttTCGTGTCCCACATTCACAACGTCTAGTTGCTCTGCAAAAAACGTAGTagtttcaagcccaaccatgttgttttttcctaaacccaaatagtggttttgttgcctaaacttaagcaagtgtttttgtttaattcaaagtgtttactgcaaccgaaaagTGACGTCAAGGGGTCGAGAAGCATGTGTTCAATGCAACGAAAAAAGTGACACCGAGGGGTCTAAATGAGAGCTTGAGGATTTCTCTTACTGCCTTGCTGACATTGTGACATCGTGACATCACGTTGTGATGTTAATGGATGTCTTCTCCTTCAGGAGGAAGTGGTCAATGAAAACTGGAGAAAACGATGGCTCCGTTCTATTCAAGTCTCCCAGTgagccatgacagtgtgacaatGTGACCGCATGCCcgataccaggaccctgaaactgaagcaggtAATTGGATCAATTTGATTGTTTACACCTGCTAATTTATGCACTATAACATGTGTGGATGGGAACTTTAAGTGGTTAAAGAGGTCACCTCTTGCAAGTTTGGTGCTTTCATCATGGTAAATGCAATGAATTGTTTGGAGTATCGTTACTGTATATTGTTTAAGGGATTTATAAAGTTCAGACTGAGGTCATTCTGACACTAGAGGAGAGTTATACAAGAGGGTTACCAGAGTTATACTAGTCTCCATCTAATATAAATTGGTTTAGTCCTACTCTGTCTGTCATGTCTGTCATGTCAGGTAAATGCAACTCAGGGACTTGGACACCAGAATTGGAAGCTAATTAGTCAGAAAAAGATGAAGTgaaagttttaaaataaaaataatataatataatataataatataataaaacagacTATTATAGACCAATTATTTGTAATACTTTTTAGATAAATCTTTTTTGTAGTAACCCATCACACCTACCTGCAGCTGCTCCTTCTCGTTAGTTCTGATGACTTTGAGTTCATTGTTGACCACGGAGGACTGGCTGAGGTCCAGTGAGTTAGTGCGGACCGGAGAGAAGGAGGTGGACCGGCCGACCCGTCTGTAGAGGCCGAGAGAGGACGCGCTGCTGCGGGACGCGGCCATGGACCGGAGCCCCGGAGAGGACCGAGGAGACGGGCTGCTCATCCGGGAGGACGAGACGGCGAACTTCGGAGAATCACCGAAGATCTTCCGGTAGGATGACGAAGTGTAGCGGTCTCCGTGGCTCATCTTTGCTGTCAGTCAGAGTGAGATAAAACTGAGGAGCTTCGTAACTCGTGAATTCGTGAGCCTGGTTTGACAGCTCAGGGCTTATgatgcccttttctatccacaggttggagggaggagagaggagatggaggaggagcccaggTGGTGCTGAGGCATCGTGGCCCATCATGGCCAGGTgaggagttgtttttttctttctttttttttttatacatatatttttccttttttatttaaatacatatatttttcctttttttctttttttatatacatatattgttcacttttatatatacatgtatttttccttttttttttcttttttttttctttatatacatatatttttccgtttttttatatagatacatttttccttttatttttatttttttatttttttatatacatatatttttcctttttttatataaatatatatttccttttttttcttttttttatacatatatttttcccttttttatatacatatatttttactttttttttaaattcatatatttttactttttttatatacatatattttttactttttttatatatatatatttttttttttacttttttatatacacacatttttactttttttcttttttcatatacatatattttttcctttttttatatacatatatttttacttttttgtcttttttttaaatacatatatttttcaattttttttctttttttatatacatatatttttcccttttttatacacatatatttttccttttttatatacatatattttccttttttgtttttttatatacaaatattttcccctttttcatatacatatatttttcctttttttatattcatatatttttcctttttttatatacatatattttccctttttttatatacatatatttttcctttttttatttttttttatacacatatatttttccttttttatatacatatatttccttttttttatacaaatatttttcccttttttatatacatatatttttacttttttttgtttaaatgtggTCATGGGTTAatattggtggtggtggtttaATAGTtatggtggtttgttttggagtaTTATGGAGAGGGCTGTTCTGGTGGCTCATTGTCCTTGGATTGAGGAGCTTAAAGGGCTTTGCAGGAGTTTATAGACAGCAAGGCTGCAGGTGGAGCGAACCATTTTACGCACGAAGGTA carries:
- the inaa gene encoding internexin neuronal intermediate filament protein, alpha a, whose product is MSHGDRYTSSSYRKIFGDSPKFAVSSSRMSSPSPRSSPGLRSMAASRSSASSLGLYRRVGRSTSFSPVRTNSLDLSQSSVVNNELKVIRTNEKEQLQGLNDRFAMFIDKVRHLEQQNKVLETELVTLRQKHGEPSRIAHLYQQELRDLRSQMEELSRDKNRILIERNNIEDELQKLSVKYDEEARAREEAEQTLRCYRKDVDDATAVRMDLERRVESLMDEISFLRKVHDEEIHELSSMMEEQQVSVELELELAKPDLTSALKEIRNQYESIASKNLQSAEEWYKSKFASLNEQATRSNEAMRASREEISEFRRQLQSKTIEIESLRGANESLERQITEIEEAHNVEVTAMQDTIGHLDTELSNLKGEMAQHLREYQDLLNVKMALDIEIAAYRKLLEGEETHFNSGMSFGAAGYSYQTRGSASSSRSSQREKEGTKKESVKERSEDKDEADINSNN